CGTCAAGCGTATCATTCTCCACCATCACGAACACTTCGACGGCAGCGGCTACCCCAATGGCCTGAAAGGCGATGAGATCCCTCTCATCTCCCGGGTTCTGGCCGTGGTGGACAGCTACTGCGCCATGATCGAAGACCGGCCCTACCGGAAGGCCTTCACCTCAAAAGAAGCCTTGTCCCAAATTCGCCAGGGGGCGGGCTCCCAGTACGACCCGCGGGTTGTGGCAGCTCTGGAAAGGGTGCAGGCCAATTTTCAGAGCAGGGGTTGACTGTCGAATAATTTTACAGAGATGTCTTCAATATGGAAAAGGCAGTAGCTTGTCTACTGCCTTTTTTTTGGGGTAACTCGTGCATTGGTGCAAAACCCACTTCAATCTCATTTTTTGTGCCCACCTACTCCGTGCTTGGAGGTGTTTTTTCTTTTTAAGGGCATGATTACAGATGGTTGCATGCCATCAGAGGTACAATCAGGTATCAGCTGTCGAGATAATTTACATGCGTATGTTTTCAGGGCGTTCCTTGCAGAAAAAACATTTAAATTCAATGGCTTTAACGATTGGCATGTGAGATGCAAGGGAGTAGATAAAGACTTGGTTTTTACTACTATCCAAATAATGAAGAAGGCCATTATTCGTTGAAAAGGAGAGGGATATGAAAAAGTTTGCTTTCGTTGTCTTGGCCTTGTTGTTTATAGCAGGAAGTGCATGGGCGACGCCCATTTATCAGGGAAATCCTTATGCACCCCTTGGTACCGGAAATTCGGCTTTCCCTGATTTTAATGACCCCAACTTCAAGGGGGCGGGCTACTATATCTGGGCGAATAATGCTGCGCGCACCAGTTGGTCTGTGCGGTGGACCGGAAGGGAGATCGACGGCAGCTACGGTCGTTATGACTGGAGGGGATATGTCGCCTACTCTGTGGATGGCATTGATTCTCTCGATATGGTCCTTTGGGAAGGTAATGATGGCAGTGCATCCATTATGTTTTCAGACATGATTACCTTTGGCCAAGCTAAAGCGGGGCCGCATTGGGACGGTTTTGATTTTACGGTTTCGGGACAAGGCGGCGATTACCTGACCTTTATGTTGGGGAGCACCCTGTTCGACCTTTCCAATTTGGACAGGGGAATTTATTTGGGCGCAGACTACGAATTTGTCCTCGATAATGTCGATAGCGTGGCTGACTTCGCTGGTTCCAATGGCAGGCAGCGTCAGTTTGAAGCTGCCGCTCCCGTTCCCGAACCGGGCACCCTGTTGCTGCTCGGAGCTGGTTTGACCGGTTTGGGCTATATCCGGTGCCGCAAAAAAGCATGACGGCTTGTTGGAAACAAGTCCGGGCGAATATTGCCTAGCCGGACAAATAGAATATCGACAAGCCCCGCCATTCCGGCGGGGCTTTTTTAGTTTGCCCAGCGAAGCGGGCAAACCCGGCCTGTTGAAAGAAACAGGCGTCACCCCGACCAGGGGGAAGACAATCCGAATCGCAAGGGCGTTGCTGGCAACGGCAGGGTCTGAAGGAAGCGATAGGAAGTGATCTGCACATAGCGCAAGCGAACCTGATTCGGCGCTGCGGGTGGGCAAGCGTCTTAAATAGCGCGAAGCCCGATACCTGGTCAGACCCGTGGCGTGGTTGAGGATGGCGTAGCTCACAGGGAACTCGTAGTAACTGGGGAAGCTCGTATCGTTCCGAAAATCGGCGGTCGATTTCCGGAAAAGGGCGGCACAAGAGGAGACTCAAGGCCAAGCGATGCGGTGCGAGGTGGCAGAAGATTCCGTAGTAGTGATGAAGTCCCGGCCTGTGAAAGCTGGTAACAGACTGGAGGGTAAAACCGGGATGATCCGCTGCTTGGTCGGCGGGGGCCGCCATGTGCCAAAAGCCATGAGCGGAATGCGAAGGGATGACGTCTACTCGAAGGTCTTCGGAAACTGCATTTTCACGTCACGCCGGACACAAGCCGCCCGACGGGGTGGGACACGCTAACGGCGGTAGCCCGTGACAGGGTCTGCCGGTAATGGTCGTCCAGCGAAGTAACCGGGATACGCTGTCGTAGATTGCCCATGAGGGATAAAAGGCGACGGTCTTCCGGCCAAGAGCGCGAGGCACGGCGGAAGGGGCAGGGCAAGGAGACGCAGGAACAAGCATGGCGAAGAAATACTACAGTCTCTATGACCGCATGGTGCATGAGAAGGGACTGCTTCAGGCATATGCCAAGGTCAAATCCAACAAGGGCAAGCCCGGCATCGACGGGCAGTCCGTGGAGGATTTTGCCGCGCATCTGCCCGAAGAGATCGCCCTGCTTGTACGCGAACTGCGGCAGAAGAGCTACCGCCCCTTACCGGTCAAGCGGGTCGAAATCCCCAAAGCCGGTGGAGGAAGCGGTTGCTCGGCATTCCCGCGGTTCGCGACCGGGTTGTCCAGCAAGCCTTGCTGAACATTCTGCAGCCGCTATTCGATCCGGAATTTCATCCATCGAGCTACGGCTATCGGCCCGGGCGAAGCCCACACCAGGCGATCGCCAAGGCCAGCCTGTTCATCCGGCGGTATGAGTTCAAGTGGGTGGCGGACATGGACCTTTCGCGGTGCTTTGACACCCTGGACCATGATCTCATCCTTCGGAGCTTTCGCCGGAAGATCGCCGATGGCAGTATTCTGGGGCTGCTGCGGATGTTTCTGCAAAGTGGGGTGATGACCATGGAAGGGTGGCAGGCGAGCGAAGAAGGCAGTCCCAAGGCGGGGTCATCAGCCCCTTCATCGCCAACGTCTACCTCGATGCTTTCGACCAGTTCATGAAGAGTCGGGGTATCGAATCGTCCGCTATGCGGACGATATTCTGATCCTCACCCGCTCGAAAAGCGCGGCACACCATGCCCTCAAGGTGGCAAGAGAATACCTGGAAAGGAGCTTCGCCTTACCGTCAATGAACAAAAAAGTCGCATCGTCTCCAGCTTCGAGGGCGTCAGCTATCTTGGCGTCACGATCCACACCAAGTACACCCGGATCAAGCGAGAGAAGGTGCGCGAGTTCAAGGACAAGGTGAAGAAAATCACCCAGCGCAACTCGCCAGTCAACCTGGCCAAGGTCATTGCCGACCTGAATCCGGTGATACGCGGGTTTGCCAACTACTTCCGAGTGGCCAACTGCCGCAAAGAGTTTGGAGCGCTGATGCAGTGGATCAGAAGGCGCCTGCGAGCCAAGCAGTTGAGACAGTGGAAAAAGCCCCAAAGGCTGCACCGCAGATTGAGACAGCTTGGCTATCAGGGGGAGTTCAAGGCAATAAAGATGAACTCTTGGTGCAATGCCGCCAGCAATCTGGCTAACTACGCCATTCCCAACAGCTATTTAAGGGAATTGGGTCTTTTTGAGATGGCTTCGGTACAAACCGGATACCTGCCTCAGGACTACTGAGAGAAAGAAAAGACAGGAGCCGTGTACGAGGCCCGTACGCACGGTTCTGTGAGAGGGATGAGGCGAACCTGATCAGTTCGCCTCACCCTACTCGATCAAACCTGTTCAAAAGAGTTTTTGGGGTTCTCTTCTTCTTCAATCCTCCTCAACCCGCTTCAGCTCTGGGATCATACGGGAACTTCCCCACACAAGCTTCGGCACGCCTTTTGAAGTTATCTCTGAGGGCGCCCACCCCGCAATTGCCTGCACTTCAGCTTTTGTCCAGGTTTGTGCTATTTTTGGAAACTATTTGCTTTTGAGAGCCGTATTTGTTATTTCTAAATAGTCATAATTTTGACTTTTTTACCTTTGACAGCCGCATTTTCTGCGGTTCAATTTTATGGCAGGGATTAATTGCAGGTTTTTCCAACCCCGGCAGGTTGAGTTGATTATACGAAATGCTCGTTCTGGAATTCTGCGTTGACAAAAATCTTTGCATCACCAGTTGCCAAGAGCATGCGGGTCAAGCTCATGCAGGTGATTCAAAGGATTTGTTAGGCGCCCCCTACACCCGGTTTATTCCCCAGCTGATCTATCATAGTCAGGACGCTGTCGGCTGGGCTCTGGCACATCGGACAGCATTATGCCTAGAAAGGGTCCGCCTGGAATGGCCGGATTCGACCTTGTGTGCGGATCTGGCAATTGAACCATTTGAAAAGGAAGGCATCCTTGCCGGAGCCCGTATCCGCATGTTGGCCTATGACGGCAGCAAATCCTCTGGGCAGCCCTGCCGACTGCATCGGTCGGAGGAGATGGACAAACTTGTCATCATGCTTAGCCACGGGGTTCGCAACCCTCTCAATGCCATCAAGGGAGCGGTAACCTACCTTCGCAGCCGGTACCATTCCGATCCGGAACTTGATGAATTCACAGGTATCATGACGGAGGAGATTGCTCGGCTCGAGCGGTTCATCAGTGGTTTTCTCGCTACCTCCTTTCATGACCATTCCCCGGTTCTTCTCAACATTAACGACCTGCTGAAAAAAATTGTTGTCTACACCTCCTTGCAGGCTCAGGCCGCAGGAGTAGAAATTACACTCGAATGCGCCTCTGTTGTACCTCTTCGGTTCAATGCCTTCCAGATGGAACAGGCGATTCTCAATCTTCTTAACAACGCTATTGCTGTTCTTGAACCAGGGGGCTGGATCAGGCTTTCGAGTGGGAAGGTCCGCAGGAATGAACGGGATTTTATTTTCGTGGAGGTGGCCGACAACGGCCCCGGCATGCCCCAGGAAAAGATAGAAGCACTGTATAATCCCCAAAGCGAACCCGATAGGAGTCGGGATCGTGGCTTTGGCCTCTTTATTACCCGAGAAGTTGTCTATTCCTGCGGGGGTTTTCTCGAAGTCGACAGCAAGGAAGGCAGTGGAACCCGCATCCGTCTAATGCTGCCTGCCGCAGATTCAGGCATTGGAGATTCGGACAGATGAGCAAAGGAAATATTTTGCTGGTGGACGATGAACCAAATGCCGTCAGGGTCCTTTCCGCCATTCTCGAGGAAGATGGTTTTCTGGTGGAAAAGGCCTACAGTGCGGCCGAAGCCAAGCGGCTTTTGCAGGATCATGATCTCGATGCCGTGATTACAGATGTCCGCATGCCTGGGGAAGACGGATTGCAACTCTTTGAGGATATCTGTCTTGAATTCCCTGACATCCCGGTGATTTTTCTCACGGCCTTCGGTTCAGTCGAATCGGCTGTAAAAGCCATGACCCGGGGGGCCTTCTATTTTTTTGTCAAACCGCCTGATTATGCCAGCCTCAAAGGGATTCTCTGCCGTGCCGTCGAGCAGCGTCGTCTCAAACGGGAAGTGTGTCTGCTCAAAGCGCAGATCTCCAATCGGCACAACGACCAAGGACAGCCGGCGTTTGTCGGTGGCTCGACGGCCAGCCGC
The genomic region above belongs to Syntrophotaleaceae bacterium and contains:
- a CDS encoding PEP-CTERM sorting domain-containing protein (PEP-CTERM proteins occur, often in large numbers, in the proteomes of bacteria that also encode an exosortase, a predicted intramembrane cysteine proteinase. The presence of a PEP-CTERM domain at a protein's C-terminus predicts cleavage within the sorting domain, followed by covalent anchoring to some some component of the (usually Gram-negative) cell surface. Many PEP-CTERM proteins exhibit an unusual sequence composition that includes large numbers of potential glycosylation sites. Expression of one such protein has been shown restore the ability of a bacterium to form floc, a type of biofilm.); translation: MKKFAFVVLALLFIAGSAWATPIYQGNPYAPLGTGNSAFPDFNDPNFKGAGYYIWANNAARTSWSVRWTGREIDGSYGRYDWRGYVAYSVDGIDSLDMVLWEGNDGSASIMFSDMITFGQAKAGPHWDGFDFTVSGQGGDYLTFMLGSTLFDLSNLDRGIYLGADYEFVLDNVDSVADFAGSNGRQRQFEAAAPVPEPGTLLLLGAGLTGLGYIRCRKKA
- a CDS encoding HAMP domain-containing sensor histidine kinase encodes the protein MCADLAIEPFEKEGILAGARIRMLAYDGSKSSGQPCRLHRSEEMDKLVIMLSHGVRNPLNAIKGAVTYLRSRYHSDPELDEFTGIMTEEIARLERFISGFLATSFHDHSPVLLNINDLLKKIVVYTSLQAQAAGVEITLECASVVPLRFNAFQMEQAILNLLNNAIAVLEPGGWIRLSSGKVRRNERDFIFVEVADNGPGMPQEKIEALYNPQSEPDRSRDRGFGLFITREVVYSCGGFLEVDSKEGSGTRIRLMLPAADSGIGDSDR
- a CDS encoding reverse transcriptase domain-containing protein; amino-acid sequence: MLGIPAVRDRVVQQALLNILQPLFDPEFHPSSYGYRPGRSPHQAIAKASLFIRRYEFKWVADMDLSRCFDTLDHDLILRSFRRKIADGSILGLLRMFLQSGVMTMEGWQASEEGSPKAGSSAPSSPTSTSMLSTSS
- a CDS encoding group II intron maturase-specific domain-containing protein; its protein translation is MREFKDKVKKITQRNSPVNLAKVIADLNPVIRGFANYFRVANCRKEFGALMQWIRRRLRAKQLRQWKKPQRLHRRLRQLGYQGEFKAIKMNSWCNAASNLANYAIPNSYLRELGLFEMASVQTGYLPQDY